The Acidobacteriaceae bacterium nucleotide sequence CATTACCTGCAGCAGAACGGCCGCCCGAAGGTGCTGGTCGTACAGCTTTCGCCGGATGACTTCCAGCAGGGCAACCGGGTCTGGCAGCACACGATCTACGCGGAAGGGCTGCTGGAGCTCCTGCGCCACGGCTCGCCAGCCGAAGCCCGACAGGTGCTGATCAGCCATCCCCATGAATCCATTGCGTTTGCGGGCTATGCGGCTGGTTTTTCAGCGTATTACGCCATCAAGGACGTCTGGTTCCGCGTCAGCCATATCCGCTCCGAAGAAGACGCGGTGCAGGTTCGCAACGGCTTCTTCACCCCGCCATCCCCTGCCCGCAAGTACTGCACGCCAATGGACACCTCGGTCGACGGCGACGGCGGCAACTTTGCCCGCTCGCTTGCTGATGACTATCGCAAGCGCTACTCGGCTCAGAGCGCTGTCGTTCTGGTAGACGTCGCCCCGATTCCTTCCTGCGATGGCAATCTGAAGGCGTTTTCGAGCGAACTTCACGGCATTACGAGCAACAACCTGCAAGCACTTCCAATTGGGCTCTTCAACGACGGCCGGCACTACACCGCACGAGGCTCCCAGGTGGTTTCCACCCTGCTCTCCCGTCAGATTAATCAGGTCGCTCTGCAGAACCCCGCCATTGACGATCGCACTCCCCCGTCCCTGCCTCCGATGCTTGAAGCGCAGTTACGCTCTGTTTCTTTGAACCAGTAGGTCCGGCCCGGCCAGACCGTTTGATACGCTAGGCGACGTACCGCCTTCCTCTTTTTTGCGCCGATGGCAGGTGCGCACGCCACCCGATGCTCTTCAATTCCTACATCTTTATCTTCTGCTTTCTGCCCGTCACCATGCTGGGCTTCCATTTGCTGGGCAGAAGTGGACGGCGCCCCGTCATCGCATGGCTGGCGCTCTGTTCCGTGGTGTTTTACAGCGTCTGGAACCCGGTCTTCGTTTTCTTCCTGCTGGGTTCGATCGTGGTCAACTACCTGGTTTCGGTGAGCATCGCCTCTGCTCCCGAGGGTAGCTCGCTGCGGCGGCAGCTTCTTGCGGTCGGCATCGGCCTGAACCTGCTGGCGCTTTTCCGCTTCAAGTACCTCTTCAAGACGCTACTGCTGCTGCACCAACTGCATATCCCCGCCCCGACAGCGCACTCCGTGATGCTTCCCCTGGGCATCTCGTTCTTCACCTTCACGCAGATCTCGTACCTCGTCGATCTGGCGCAGGGACAAGCCGAGCGGCAGGACCTGCTCAGCTACATCCTCTTCGTCACCTTCTTCCCTCACCTCATCGCCGGACCGATTCTCCACCATAAGGAGATGATGCCGCAGTTCGCCGTCGGCCGCCGCTTCCAGCTCGTGCCGTCTGACGTCTCGCTGGGGCTGACGTGGTTTCTGCTGGGACTGGGCAAGAAGGTTCTGATCGCCGACAAGCTCGCAGGCGGGGCGGACATGGCGTTCTCCCACGCCGGGCATCAGTCTGCGGCTTCCGCGTGGGCAGGCCTCGTGCTGTACACCATGCAGCTGTACTTCGACTTCTCGGGTTACTCGGACATGGCGCTGGGGCTGGCGCGTATCTTCTCCATTCGCTTCCCGCTGAACTTCGACTCGCCCTACAAGGCAACCAGCGTCACCGAGTACTGGCAGCGCTGGCACATGACGCTGACGCGCTATGTCACGCTCTATCTGTACAACCCGCTCCTGCTCAGCGTACAGCGCCGCCGACTCGCGGCGGGCAAGAAGATCTCTCGCAAGTCGCTGGCGACAGTGGGCGGCTTTACCGCCATGGTCGCGTACCCAACGATCGTGACCATGCTGCTGACGGGCCTGTGGCACGGCGCGGGGCTTCAGTTCCTGATCTTCGGCCTGCTCCACGGCATCTACCTGACGGCGAACCAGGCGTGGCGCCACTTCCGCACCAAGCGCAAGGGCGCAGCGCCTGATCCACCGACCGGACTGATGGTGATGGCCTGCCGCATCGGGGTGTACTTCCAGGTTGCGTTCGCGCTCATCTTCTTCCGCGCGGACGACATGCGCGGGGCCATCGGTATGTTGAGCGACCTCGTCGGACGCCACGGCGCGGGCCACGTCGGCGGCCTGCTCGAAGGCATCACGGGCCTCTGCCTGATCCCCGTGGTGTGGTTCATGCCAAATACTCAGCAGATTCTGGGCGAAGAGCCCGCCGGCGCGGCTGCGCCCTCGTCGCTGTTCGCCAAACTGCGCTGGACCCCCACTATCGGCTGGTCAATTGTGATGGCGGTGCTGTTCTTCGCGGTGCTCGCCAATCTGGGCGAAACGACGTCATTCCTCTACTTCCAGTTCTAAGCACAGCGTGCATGAAAGCCCCATGAATAAAGGCTTTTCTTCGTCCTCGACGCAAGTACAAAAGTCTTACACACGGCTGCTCGCGAAGCCGGTATTGTCATTCATGTAGACCGCTGAAAGGCAAGAGGACCAAGCATCCAATGAACTCCACGATGACAGAACAAAACGTCGCCCCTGCAGGAAACGGCACCACGCCGAACGCTGCCGAGGCTACCGCGCGCAAGATCCGCGAGGATCTGCGTATGGGCCGCGAGCACCAGGAAGGCCGCATCAACTGGGTCACCGCAATCGCGATGGGCATTTTCCATGTGGGCGCTATCGCCGCTCTGTTCTTCTTCTCGTGGAAGAACCTTGCAGCCGGTGTCATCATGTACTTCCTCGCGATCAACGTCGGCATTGGCATGTGCTATCACCGCCTGCTGACGCACCGCGGCTACAAGGTTCCACGCTGGCTGGAGTACGTGCTGACCACGTGCGGCTGCCTGGCTCTCGAAGGTGGACCGATCTTCTGGGTAGCGACACACCGCGTACACCATCAGTACTCTGACCAGGAAGGCGATCCGCACACGCCGCACGACGGTACCTGGTGGTCGCACGCTGGCTGGATCATCTCCGGTCGCGCCCTCCACTCGGAGACAGCTCTCCTCGGCCGCTACGCTCCCGACCTTACCCGCGACCGCGTACAGGTCTGGCTCTCGAAGTACATGTGGGTGCCGATCACGGTTGCCGGTCTGCTGCAGATCGCTCTGGGTGCGGCCATCGCTCCTGCCGGTCACCGCGTCGTCGGCGCGCTGGGCATGGTGCTCTGGGGAACGTTCCTCCGCACGGTTCTCGGCCTGCACGCAACGTGGCTGGTGAACTCCGCTTCGCACCTCTGGGGCAAGCGTCGCTTTGAGACTCGCGATGACTCGCGCAACAGCTGGTGGGTTGCGATCTTCACCGGTGGCGAAGGCTGGCACAACAACCACCACGCACACCCGGTAAGCGCACGTCACGGCCTCGTCTGGTACGAGTTCGACATCAACTACTACGGCATCTGGGTGATGGAGAAGCTGGGCCTCGCCAAGAAGGTACAGATCGCCAAGTGGGACCCTGCCGATCCCCGCCCTGCGGGCATGTAAGCAACAAGCCAATCAAAAGCAGAAGCCGCTCGAAGCCGAGCGGCTTCTGCTTTTTGGCCGCTATACTTCCCTTTAGCGATGAACCTTACTCGGCGACGTGGCGCGATTGCATTTTTCATCACGCTGGGCGTGTGCCTGACGGCGCTGGCCGTTGCACTCAACATTACGTGGATCCACAACAACGGCCGCCGACTGGCAATCGACCTGCTCGGCGTTCTTCTCTTCTCCATCCTCATCGCAGGCGTGGTGCTGAACACAGTCTTCCTCGTGCGTGAGATCCGCCGCAACGAGCGACAAGACTCCTTTCTGAACGCCGTCACCCACGAGCTCAAAACCCCTATCGCCAGCATTCGCCTCTATCTCGACACCCTGCAACGCCGCGAGGTGGACGACGCACAGCGGCAGAAGTTCTACACCACCATGCGCTCCGACACAGACCGCCTGCTCGCCACTGTCGAGCAGGTGCTGAAGGCCGGTGAACTCGGCCAGCGAGAACGTGCCGGCCGCTCCACGCGCATTGACTTCTACTCCCTGGCGAAGGAGTGCATTGCCACGGCACTCAGCCGACACCACCTGCCTACCGACGCCATCACGCTTGCCGAAGTTCCCGGCGGTGTGCGCCTGCATGTGCTCGGCAATATCGAAGACCTACGCACCGCCATCGCCAACCTGCTGGACAACGCCGTCAAATACTCGCCCGAGGGCGTTCACGTCAGTTGCCGCATCGCCATTGAGCACTACACCTGGGCCGTGCTCTCGATTACCGACAGCGGCCTCGGTATTGCTCCACGGGAGTTGAAGCGCATCTTCAAACGCTTCTACCGCGCCGCATCCAGCGACCGCGTCAAGATCAAGGGCACCGGTCTCGGCCTCTTCCTGGTGAAGACCATCGCACGCCAACACGGCGGCGATGTTCGCGCCGCCAGCGAAGGTCTCGGCGAAGGGTCTACGATGTTCTTGAAGCTGCCGCTGGCTATCGCCAACGGCGTCTCCGCCGAGAGTACCGATGCCTGAAGCCACACACCAACCGCTCATCGCCGTTATCGAAGACGAAGACCACATCGCGCAAGCACTGGTCTT carries:
- a CDS encoding fatty acid desaturase codes for the protein MGREHQEGRINWVTAIAMGIFHVGAIAALFFFSWKNLAAGVIMYFLAINVGIGMCYHRLLTHRGYKVPRWLEYVLTTCGCLALEGGPIFWVATHRVHHQYSDQEGDPHTPHDGTWWSHAGWIISGRALHSETALLGRYAPDLTRDRVQVWLSKYMWVPITVAGLLQIALGAAIAPAGHRVVGALGMVLWGTFLRTVLGLHATWLVNSASHLWGKRRFETRDDSRNSWWVAIFTGGEGWHNNHHAHPVSARHGLVWYEFDINYYGIWVMEKLGLAKKVQIAKWDPADPRPAGM
- a CDS encoding MBOAT family protein, with translation MLFNSYIFIFCFLPVTMLGFHLLGRSGRRPVIAWLALCSVVFYSVWNPVFVFFLLGSIVVNYLVSVSIASAPEGSSLRRQLLAVGIGLNLLALFRFKYLFKTLLLLHQLHIPAPTAHSVMLPLGISFFTFTQISYLVDLAQGQAERQDLLSYILFVTFFPHLIAGPILHHKEMMPQFAVGRRFQLVPSDVSLGLTWFLLGLGKKVLIADKLAGGADMAFSHAGHQSAASAWAGLVLYTMQLYFDFSGYSDMALGLARIFSIRFPLNFDSPYKATSVTEYWQRWHMTLTRYVTLYLYNPLLLSVQRRRLAAGKKISRKSLATVGGFTAMVAYPTIVTMLLTGLWHGAGLQFLIFGLLHGIYLTANQAWRHFRTKRKGAAPDPPTGLMVMACRIGVYFQVAFALIFFRADDMRGAIGMLSDLVGRHGAGHVGGLLEGITGLCLIPVVWFMPNTQQILGEEPAGAAAPSSLFAKLRWTPTIGWSIVMAVLFFAVLANLGETTSFLYFQF
- a CDS encoding HAMP domain-containing sensor histidine kinase gives rise to the protein MNLTRRRGAIAFFITLGVCLTALAVALNITWIHNNGRRLAIDLLGVLLFSILIAGVVLNTVFLVREIRRNERQDSFLNAVTHELKTPIASIRLYLDTLQRREVDDAQRQKFYTTMRSDTDRLLATVEQVLKAGELGQRERAGRSTRIDFYSLAKECIATALSRHHLPTDAITLAEVPGGVRLHVLGNIEDLRTAIANLLDNAVKYSPEGVHVSCRIAIEHYTWAVLSITDSGLGIAPRELKRIFKRFYRAASSDRVKIKGTGLGLFLVKTIARQHGGDVRAASEGLGEGSTMFLKLPLAIANGVSAESTDA